From one Phocaeicola salanitronis DSM 18170 genomic stretch:
- the bamA gene encoding outer membrane protein assembly factor BamA, translated as MRYCFFLILLTLTCICVPAASHAQESTATEGEKPVILYNGTPKKYEIADIKVEGVKNYEDYVLIGISGLAVGQTITVPGDDITGAVKRYWRHGLFSDVKISADKIEGNKIWLRIELTQRPRIADIRFNGIKKGERENLQEKLGNMVKGMQITPNMVDRAKIIIKKYFDEKGFKNAEINIIEREDPKDKEQVYVDVNIDKKEKVKVHLITIDGNTVLSDKKLKRTMKKTNEKGKLINLFRSKKFIDERYEEDKQKIIEKYNELGYRDAMIEVDSVSPYDEKTVDIYMKIYEGNKYYLRNITWVGNTVYPSDLLNQQLQMKHGDVYNQKLLNDRITNDEDAIKNNYYNKGYVFSNIDPVEVNIDGDSIDLEMRVMEGPQASISHVRINGNDRLYENVIRRELRTRPGDLFSKEALERSYREIAQMGHFNPETINPNVVPNYEDGTVDINWGLESKANDQVEFSAGWGQTGIIGKLSLKFTNFSFANLFRKNDNFRGFMPQGDGQTLTISGQTNGRYYQAYSVSFLDPWFGGKRPNSLSVSAFYSVQTDISSQYYNSAVMNNFAGLMSGWGNYYGGYYDNYESFYDPDKSIKMFGVSLGWGKRLRWPDDYFTVMAELSYQRFMLKDWSYLYIMLNNGQYMNTGNCNSLSLNLTLSRNSTDNPIFPRYGSEFTASLQITPPYSLFSKRDYSTYGKDSYEEAASMYKWIEYHKWKFKSKTYTALMDIQKCPVIMTRAEFGILGHFNKYKRSPFETFYVGGDGMTGYSYNYASETIALRGYENGALTPYGSEGYAYVRLGAELRYPLMLENSTSIYALGFVEAGNAWTQVSDFNPFKLKRSAGFGVRIFLPMIGMMGIDWAYGFDKINGSTQYSGSQFHFIIGQEF; from the coding sequence ATGCGATACTGTTTTTTTCTGATTCTATTGACCCTGACCTGCATCTGTGTACCGGCGGCAAGCCATGCGCAAGAAAGCACTGCGACAGAAGGCGAGAAACCCGTTATCCTCTATAACGGAACACCCAAGAAGTATGAAATCGCCGACATCAAAGTAGAAGGAGTAAAGAACTACGAAGACTATGTATTGATAGGCATATCAGGGCTTGCCGTAGGGCAGACCATTACCGTACCGGGAGACGACATCACCGGAGCGGTGAAACGCTACTGGCGGCACGGCCTGTTCTCAGACGTGAAAATCTCCGCAGACAAGATAGAAGGGAACAAAATATGGCTCCGCATCGAACTGACCCAGCGCCCGCGCATCGCCGACATCCGTTTCAACGGCATCAAGAAAGGCGAACGCGAAAACTTGCAGGAAAAGCTGGGCAACATGGTAAAGGGCATGCAGATTACCCCGAACATGGTAGACCGTGCGAAAATCATCATCAAGAAATACTTCGACGAAAAAGGCTTCAAGAACGCCGAAATCAATATCATCGAACGCGAAGACCCCAAAGACAAGGAACAAGTGTATGTAGACGTGAACATCGACAAGAAAGAGAAAGTCAAGGTACACTTAATCACCATTGACGGAAACACCGTCCTCAGCGACAAGAAACTGAAACGCACGATGAAGAAAACCAACGAGAAAGGAAAGCTCATCAACCTCTTCCGCTCGAAGAAATTCATCGACGAACGCTATGAAGAAGACAAACAGAAGATTATCGAAAAATACAACGAGCTGGGATACCGCGATGCCATGATTGAAGTGGACAGCGTATCGCCCTACGACGAGAAGACGGTAGACATCTACATGAAGATTTACGAAGGAAACAAATATTACCTGCGCAACATCACGTGGGTGGGAAACACCGTATATCCGTCCGACCTGCTGAACCAGCAATTACAAATGAAGCACGGCGATGTATATAACCAGAAATTGCTGAACGACCGTATCACGAACGACGAGGACGCCATCAAGAACAATTACTACAACAAAGGATACGTATTCTCGAACATCGACCCCGTGGAAGTGAATATCGACGGCGACTCCATCGACCTGGAAATGCGTGTCATGGAAGGTCCGCAAGCCAGCATCAGCCACGTACGCATCAACGGAAACGACCGCTTGTACGAGAACGTCATCCGGCGTGAGCTTCGTACCCGTCCGGGAGACTTGTTCAGCAAGGAAGCACTGGAACGTTCGTACCGTGAAATCGCCCAAATGGGGCACTTCAATCCGGAGACCATCAACCCCAACGTAGTTCCGAATTACGAGGACGGTACGGTGGACATCAACTGGGGACTGGAATCGAAGGCAAACGACCAGGTTGAGTTCTCCGCCGGATGGGGACAGACAGGTATCATCGGTAAGCTGAGCCTGAAGTTCACCAACTTCTCGTTCGCCAACCTGTTCCGGAAGAACGATAATTTCCGCGGTTTCATGCCGCAAGGAGACGGACAAACCTTGACCATCAGCGGTCAGACCAACGGACGTTACTATCAGGCATATAGCGTCTCATTCCTCGACCCATGGTTTGGAGGCAAACGCCCGAACTCACTTTCGGTATCGGCTTTCTATTCGGTACAGACCGATATCAGTAGCCAGTATTATAACTCAGCGGTCATGAATAACTTCGCCGGCCTGATGTCGGGTTGGGGAAATTATTATGGCGGTTATTATGATAACTATGAATCCTTTTATGACCCGGACAAGTCTATTAAGATGTTCGGTGTTTCTCTCGGTTGGGGTAAACGCCTCCGCTGGCCCGATGACTATTTCACCGTAATGGCTGAATTGTCCTACCAACGGTTTATGCTGAAAGACTGGAGCTACCTGTACATCATGTTGAATAACGGACAATACATGAATACCGGTAATTGCAATAGCTTGAGCTTGAACCTGACCTTGTCGCGTAACTCTACCGATAACCCGATATTCCCGCGTTACGGTTCCGAGTTTACCGCATCGTTGCAGATTACTCCGCCCTATTCGCTCTTCAGCAAGCGGGATTACTCTACCTACGGAAAAGACAGCTACGAAGAAGCGGCAAGCATGTATAAATGGATTGAATACCACAAGTGGAAATTCAAATCGAAGACTTATACCGCGTTGATGGATATCCAGAAATGTCCGGTTATCATGACCCGTGCCGAGTTCGGTATCTTGGGACACTTCAACAAGTACAAACGTTCTCCGTTCGAAACCTTCTATGTAGGTGGTGACGGTATGACGGGATATAGCTACAACTATGCGTCCGAAACCATTGCCCTGCGTGGATACGAGAACGGAGCCTTAACTCCATACGGAAGCGAAGGTTATGCTTACGTCCGCTTAGGAGCAGAGTTACGCTATCCGTTGATGTTGGAAAACTCAACCAGTATCTATGCATTAGGATTTGTTGAAGCAGGTAACGCTTGGACACAAGTATCCGACTTCAACCCGTTTAAGCTGAAACGTTCTGCGGGATTCGGTGTACGTATCTTCTTGCCTATGATTGGTATGATGGGTATCGACTGGGCATACGGATTTGATAAGATAAACGGCTCGACACAATATAGCGGAAGCCAGTTCCACTTTATTATCGGACAAGAATTTTAA
- a CDS encoding OmpH family outer membrane protein has product MKRLIFSAALLVISLCTAQAQKFALIDMEFILKHIPAYEQANQQMESLSRQWQSEIEAKSNEAKALYEAYQKEAASLSDAQRTQKEEAVVAKEKEAAELRQKYFGPQGEMMKKQQELIAPIQDQIYNAVKEIAMAQNYDAVIDRASAQSMIFASPRIDISNEVLSRLGYSN; this is encoded by the coding sequence ATGAAAAGATTGATTTTCTCTGCAGCACTGCTTGTGATAAGCCTCTGTACGGCACAGGCACAGAAATTCGCGTTAATAGACATGGAATTTATCTTGAAGCATATCCCTGCCTATGAACAGGCAAACCAGCAAATGGAATCGCTGTCCCGACAATGGCAAAGCGAAATAGAAGCCAAAAGCAACGAAGCGAAAGCCCTGTATGAAGCCTATCAGAAAGAAGCCGCTTCGCTCTCCGACGCCCAACGCACCCAAAAAGAAGAAGCCGTAGTGGCGAAAGAAAAAGAGGCGGCAGAGCTGCGCCAGAAATATTTCGGCCCGCAAGGCGAAATGATGAAGAAACAACAAGAGCTTATCGCTCCCATCCAGGACCAAATCTACAACGCGGTAAAAGAAATCGCCATGGCGCAGAACTACGACGCTGTAATCGACCGCGCCTCGGCGCAAAGCATGATTTTTGCCTCTCCCCGCATCGATATCAGCAATGAAGTGCTCTCACGCTTAGGATATTCAAATTAA
- a CDS encoding OmpH family outer membrane protein, protein MLKKIALVLLLIAPMSLFAQKFAHFRSMDIIPVMPEYAKAQTDIQALQKQYEDEIKRSADEFNKKFAEYQQEQQTLPQNIQERRQKELQEMQEKGMQFQQEAQQQLQKAYTDMMDPIYKKLEDAVKAIGAAGGYTYVFDLNRTDIPYIDENVSKDVTNDIKTKLGISLTAVPATPAAPAATAPAN, encoded by the coding sequence ATGCTGAAAAAAATTGCTTTAGTACTCTTGCTCATCGCTCCGATGAGCTTGTTCGCGCAAAAGTTCGCGCATTTCAGATCAATGGACATCATCCCGGTTATGCCGGAATATGCAAAGGCTCAAACCGATATCCAAGCATTGCAGAAACAATACGAGGATGAAATCAAACGCTCGGCGGATGAGTTCAACAAGAAATTTGCTGAATACCAGCAAGAGCAACAGACGCTTCCGCAAAACATCCAGGAACGCCGTCAGAAAGAATTGCAGGAAATGCAGGAAAAGGGCATGCAATTCCAACAAGAAGCACAGCAACAGTTGCAGAAAGCGTATACGGACATGATGGACCCGATTTACAAAAAGCTGGAAGACGCCGTGAAAGCCATTGGAGCAGCCGGAGGATATACGTACGTATTCGACCTGAACCGTACAGACATCCCCTACATCGATGAAAATGTATCGAAAGACGTTACAAACGACATTAAGACCAAGTTAGGCATCAGCCTGACCGCAGTACCGGCAACACCGGCTGCACCCGCAGCGACTGCTCCGGCAAACTAA
- the murI gene encoding glutamate racemase, whose amino-acid sequence MTTTGPIGIFDSGYGGLTILAKIRELLPQYNYLYLGDNARTPYGTRSFEVVYEFTLQAVRKLFGLGCPLVILACNTASAKALRSIQQHDLPHLDPSRRVLGVIRPTVECIGALTHTRHVGLLATEGTVRSQSYPLEIHKLYADIRLTGVPCPMWVPLIENNEFNSPGADYFVQKYLGQLLSQDPEIDTIILGCTHYPLLLEKIRRYTPSHIRLVEQGKYVASSLKDYLARHPELRTRCETGGTCQFLTTESIEKFQESASIFLHQEVQVRTVTLE is encoded by the coding sequence ATGACAACCACAGGACCCATCGGCATCTTCGATTCCGGCTACGGAGGATTGACCATTCTCGCCAAAATACGCGAATTGCTCCCCCAGTACAATTACCTCTATTTAGGCGACAATGCCCGGACACCGTATGGCACGCGCTCGTTTGAAGTGGTCTACGAATTTACGCTTCAAGCGGTACGCAAGCTGTTCGGTTTAGGCTGCCCCCTGGTAATCCTTGCCTGCAACACCGCTTCGGCAAAAGCCCTGCGCAGCATCCAGCAGCACGACCTGCCTCATCTCGACCCTTCGCGAAGGGTATTGGGAGTCATCCGCCCTACGGTAGAATGCATCGGAGCACTGACCCATACCCGCCACGTAGGGCTGCTTGCGACCGAAGGCACCGTCCGTTCCCAATCCTATCCGTTGGAAATCCATAAACTGTATGCCGATATCCGGCTCACCGGCGTGCCCTGCCCCATGTGGGTGCCCTTAATCGAGAACAATGAATTCAATTCGCCCGGAGCCGATTATTTCGTGCAGAAATACCTCGGGCAACTGCTCAGCCAAGACCCGGAGATAGACACCATCATCTTAGGATGCACACACTATCCGCTCCTGTTAGAGAAAATCCGCCGTTACACCCCATCCCATATCCGGCTGGTAGAGCAAGGGAAATACGTAGCGTCCAGCCTCAAAGACTACCTGGCAAGGCATCCGGAACTGCGCACCCGATGCGAAACCGGCGGCACCTGCCAGTTCCTCACCACCGAATCCATCGAAAAGTTCCAAGAGTCGGCAAGCATCTTCCTGCATCAAGAAGTGCAAGTACGCACCGTTACCTTAGAATAA
- the pdxS gene encoding pyridoxal 5'-phosphate synthase lyase subunit PdxS, translating into MKNERYELNKNLAQMLKGGVIMDVTTPEQAKIAEQAGAVAVMALERIPADIRAAGGVARMSDPKMIRGIQEAVSIPVMAKVRIGHFVEAQILEALEIDYIDESEVLSPADGVFHIDKTQFKVPFVCGAKNLGEALRRIAEGASMIRTKGEPGTGDVIQAVTHMRSMMRDIRRVQALAEDELYNEAKELEVPLDLLRYVHENGKLPVVNFAAGGVATPADAALMMQLGAEGVFVGSGIFKSGNPEKRARAIVNAVTNYNDAKLLAEVSTDLGEAMVGINEDEITLLMAERGK; encoded by the coding sequence ATGAAGAATGAAAGGTACGAGCTGAATAAGAATTTGGCTCAAATGTTGAAAGGAGGCGTTATCATGGATGTAACGACTCCGGAGCAAGCAAAGATTGCCGAACAGGCAGGTGCAGTAGCAGTTATGGCATTGGAACGCATTCCGGCTGATATCCGTGCAGCGGGCGGAGTTGCCCGTATGAGCGACCCGAAGATGATACGTGGCATACAGGAAGCTGTCAGTATTCCTGTGATGGCGAAAGTGCGTATCGGACATTTTGTGGAAGCACAGATATTGGAAGCGTTGGAAATCGACTACATCGACGAGAGTGAAGTATTGTCACCGGCAGACGGTGTGTTCCATATAGACAAGACCCAATTTAAGGTACCGTTCGTTTGTGGAGCTAAAAACCTGGGCGAGGCATTGCGCCGTATCGCAGAAGGTGCTTCGATGATTCGTACCAAAGGAGAACCGGGCACCGGCGATGTGATTCAGGCAGTGACTCACATGCGCAGCATGATGCGCGACATCCGCCGCGTACAGGCACTTGCCGAAGACGAACTGTACAATGAGGCCAAAGAGCTGGAAGTGCCGTTGGACTTGTTGCGGTATGTACACGAAAACGGAAAGCTTCCCGTAGTGAATTTCGCTGCCGGAGGTGTAGCCACTCCTGCCGATGCCGCCTTGATGATGCAACTGGGGGCTGAAGGTGTGTTTGTCGGTTCCGGTATCTTCAAGTCTGGCAATCCCGAAAAGCGGGCGCGCGCCATTGTCAATGCCGTGACCAACTATAACGACGCTAAGTTATTGGCAGAGGTTTCTACCGATTTGGGCGAAGCCATGGTAGGCATTAACGAAGATGAAATCACCCTGTTGATGGCAGAAAGAGGAAAATAA
- the pdxT gene encoding pyridoxal 5'-phosphate synthase glutaminase subunit PdxT — MKIGVLALQGAFLEHEQMLDRLGVAHFQIRQLSDLSCPMDGLIIPGGESTAIGKLLNSLDMMSPLREKVKEGLPVFGTCAGMILLANEIENDPKRYLQVMDICVKRNAYGRQLGSFFTRDLFAGQEIPMTFIRAPYINKAGAQVEVLSTVDGHIVAAREKNMLVCSFHPELTDDTTVHAYFIEKMARSSR, encoded by the coding sequence CTGAAAATAGGTGTTTTGGCGCTGCAAGGAGCTTTCCTTGAGCACGAACAGATGTTAGACCGCTTGGGTGTAGCACATTTTCAAATCCGCCAATTATCCGATTTGTCCTGCCCCATGGACGGGCTGATTATACCAGGCGGAGAGAGTACGGCTATCGGCAAGCTTTTGAATAGCCTGGATATGATGTCTCCGCTTAGGGAGAAGGTGAAAGAAGGATTGCCCGTATTCGGTACATGTGCAGGTATGATTCTATTGGCAAATGAAATAGAAAACGACCCGAAGCGCTACTTGCAAGTGATGGACATCTGCGTGAAACGCAATGCATACGGCCGCCAGTTAGGCAGTTTCTTCACACGTGACCTGTTTGCCGGACAAGAAATACCCATGACTTTCATCCGTGCTCCTTATATAAATAAGGCAGGCGCGCAGGTGGAAGTCTTGTCAACGGTAGACGGGCACATCGTAGCAGCACGTGAAAAGAACATGTTGGTCTGCTCGTTCCACCCCGAACTGACGGATGACACCACGGTACATGCTTATTTCATCGAGAAAATGGCACGAAGCAGCAGGTGA
- a CDS encoding glycoside hydrolase family 3 N-terminal domain-containing protein has translation MKKFILTCMAAGTVLSAAAQTVAPAIPRDEKIEQRVEEILKGMTLDEKIGQMCELTIDVIQKRINPFEGIDMKNPDVKALEKVLKKYGIEKEFDLSGGIPSQDVMIQIYMRIQGIESQKGWQMDEAKLDSVVSKYKVGSILNVPNSIAQTPEKWQEIIKRIQEKSMEVIGIPDIYGVDQIHGTTYTLGGTLFPQGVNMGATFNRELTRTGAAISAYETRAGSIPWTYAPVVDLGRDPRWPRMWENYGEDAYLNAEMGREAVLGFQGEDPNHVGSYNVAACMKHYMGYGVPVSGKDRTPSSITEQDMREKHFAPYVEMVKAGALSLMVNSAMNNGLPFHANRELLTGWLKEDLNWDGMIVTDWADIVNLYNRDHIAGSKKEAIKLAINAGIDMSMDPYNWDFCPLLKELVEEGEVPMSRIDDAVRRILRLKLRLGLFEKPYNDFKDYPKFGSKEFADKALQAAIESIVLLKNTDNILPLASGKKILVTGPNANSMRSLNGGWSYSWQGDKADECAQQYNTILESLTAKYGAGNIVYEAGVTYKKGGLWWEENAPEIEKAVAAAQNVDVIVACIGENSYCETPGNLTNLFLSENQQNLVKELAKTGKPIILVLNEGRPRILADIEPLAKAVIHTMLPGNYGGDALAQLMSGEANFSGKMPYTYPKEINSLVTYDYKPCEHIGKPMEGAYNYDAQVAVQWAFGYGLSYTSYQYSNLKADKTNFTADDVLTFTVDVTNTGKVAGKESVLLFSSDLVASLTPDNRRLRAFEKVELQPGETKTVTLKLKGSDLAFVDYDGKWILEKGDFRIQVGDQTMNVSCATTKKWNTPNK, from the coding sequence ATGAAGAAGTTTATATTAACTTGTATGGCGGCAGGCACAGTCCTGTCTGCGGCGGCGCAAACCGTTGCGCCTGCCATTCCGCGCGACGAGAAAATCGAACAGCGCGTAGAAGAGATTCTGAAAGGAATGACCTTGGATGAAAAAATCGGTCAAATGTGTGAACTGACTATTGATGTCATTCAAAAGCGCATCAATCCTTTCGAAGGTATTGACATGAAAAACCCGGATGTCAAGGCATTGGAAAAAGTGTTGAAGAAATACGGTATCGAAAAGGAATTCGACCTTTCCGGCGGTATCCCCTCGCAAGATGTCATGATACAGATATACATGCGCATTCAAGGCATTGAGAGTCAAAAGGGCTGGCAAATGGACGAAGCGAAACTGGATAGCGTCGTATCCAAGTATAAGGTAGGCTCTATCTTAAATGTACCCAACAGCATTGCGCAGACTCCCGAAAAGTGGCAGGAAATTATCAAGCGCATTCAGGAGAAATCAATGGAGGTAATCGGCATACCTGACATTTACGGTGTGGACCAAATCCATGGCACTACCTATACACTGGGCGGCACACTTTTCCCTCAAGGTGTCAATATGGGTGCTACGTTCAACCGAGAGCTAACCCGCACCGGTGCTGCTATTTCGGCTTATGAAACTCGTGCCGGGAGTATCCCTTGGACGTATGCTCCTGTTGTGGACTTGGGTCGCGATCCCCGTTGGCCTCGTATGTGGGAGAACTACGGTGAGGATGCTTACCTGAATGCTGAAATGGGACGAGAAGCTGTATTAGGTTTCCAAGGTGAAGACCCTAACCATGTAGGGTCATACAACGTAGCCGCTTGTATGAAACATTACATGGGTTACGGCGTACCAGTATCTGGAAAAGACCGTACTCCTTCATCCATAACCGAGCAAGACATGCGCGAGAAGCATTTCGCTCCTTATGTCGAGATGGTAAAGGCGGGCGCACTTTCGCTGATGGTCAATTCTGCCATGAACAACGGCCTGCCTTTCCATGCCAACCGTGAGTTGTTGACCGGATGGCTGAAAGAAGACCTGAATTGGGACGGTATGATTGTGACAGACTGGGCAGACATTGTGAATCTCTACAACCGCGACCATATCGCAGGTTCCAAGAAAGAAGCCATCAAGCTGGCAATCAATGCTGGTATTGACATGAGCATGGATCCCTACAACTGGGATTTCTGTCCGCTCTTGAAAGAACTGGTTGAAGAGGGCGAAGTGCCTATGAGCCGTATTGACGATGCCGTACGCCGCATTCTGCGTTTAAAGCTTCGCCTCGGCCTCTTTGAAAAGCCTTACAACGATTTCAAGGATTATCCCAAATTCGGCTCGAAAGAATTTGCCGACAAAGCACTTCAAGCGGCAATTGAATCCATCGTGTTATTGAAGAACACAGACAACATTCTGCCTTTGGCTTCCGGCAAGAAAATCCTGGTGACAGGACCGAATGCCAACTCCATGCGCTCATTGAATGGTGGTTGGTCTTATTCTTGGCAGGGCGACAAAGCTGATGAATGCGCCCAACAATATAACACGATTCTTGAATCGCTGACAGCTAAATACGGTGCCGGAAACATCGTCTACGAAGCAGGTGTCACTTACAAGAAAGGTGGTTTATGGTGGGAAGAAAACGCCCCCGAAATCGAAAAGGCCGTAGCTGCAGCACAGAATGTGGACGTTATCGTAGCCTGCATCGGTGAAAACTCTTATTGCGAAACTCCGGGTAACCTGACCAATCTTTTCCTTTCTGAAAATCAACAAAATCTGGTGAAGGAATTGGCCAAGACAGGCAAGCCTATTATTTTGGTATTGAACGAAGGGCGTCCGCGCATCTTAGCGGATATAGAACCTCTGGCAAAAGCGGTTATTCACACCATGTTGCCGGGAAACTATGGAGGCGATGCTCTGGCTCAGCTGATGAGTGGAGAAGCCAACTTCAGCGGCAAGATGCCTTATACATACCCCAAGGAAATCAATTCGCTCGTGACGTACGACTATAAACCGTGCGAACACATCGGCAAGCCTATGGAAGGGGCTTATAACTATGATGCTCAAGTAGCCGTACAGTGGGCTTTTGGTTATGGATTAAGTTATACTTCATACCAATATAGCAACCTGAAAGCAGATAAGACAAACTTCACGGCTGATGATGTGTTGACGTTTACGGTGGACGTAACCAATACCGGCAAGGTAGCCGGCAAAGAGAGCGTTCTGTTATTCAGCAGCGACTTGGTTGCTTCTCTTACACCGGACAATCGCCGTCTCCGTGCTTTCGAAAAAGTTGAGCTTCAGCCAGGTGAAACCAAAACCGTTACATTGAAGCTGAAAGGTTCTGATTTGGCTTTCGTGGATTATGACGGTAAGTGGATTTTGGAAAAAGGAGACTTCCGTATCCAGGTCGGTGACCAGACAATGAATGTTTCTTGCGCCACTACCAAGAAATGGAATACTCCAAATAAGTAA
- a CDS encoding glycoside hydrolase family 3 C-terminal domain-containing protein has protein sequence MKKQFFSAAVVAAALCACGPSAPQLGQAPIEDVIGAMTLEEKAHLVVGTGMAGSSGDSAVIGETRNIVPGAAGTTYPIERLGIPAVVLADGPAGLRINPTREGDTATYYCTHFPIGTLLASTWNTDLVESVGKSIGNEVLEYGADVLLAPALNIHRNPLCGRNFEYYSEDPVVSGKIAAAYVRGVQSNGVGTSIKHFAVNNQETNRTGVDARVSQRALREIYLKGFEIAVKEGKPWTVMSSYNYLNGIYTSENPELLNTMLRDEWGFTGMVMTDWFGGKDAVAQMKAGNDMLQPGTDKQYEAIIAGVNEDKLDVAVLDANVKRILEMILQTPHFKGYKYSNKPDLKAHAAVTRQSATEGMVLLKNQANALPLAKEVKNVALFGCTSYDFVAGGTGSGNVNHAYVVSLLDGLKNAGYTVDEGLKNTYETYIKAEQERIAKQKKAWFMPDERPVEMELTTAQIQEQVAKNDVALITIGRTSGEFLDRKVADFNLSKAEKQLLQNVTRAFHAAGKKAIVVLNIGDVIETASWKAMPDAILCAWQAGQEGGNSVADVLSGKASPSGKLPMTFPVQFEDAASSDNFPVDVEGNIDITNKDLKKGNTRNVDYTDYEEDIYVGYRYFDSFNKQVSYPFGYGLSYTTFKYDNPTIEASNGLYTVRVDVTNTGKVSGKEVVQLYVSAPDAAKANKPAKELKAFAKTAELKPGEKASIVLTVNAKDLASFDAATSSWTVSEGEYKFLVGASSRDIKATLKANVAASTEKANDILKPQQELKLLKR, from the coding sequence ATGAAGAAACAATTCTTTTCGGCAGCCGTTGTAGCTGCTGCCTTATGCGCTTGTGGTCCCAGCGCGCCGCAACTTGGCCAGGCTCCTATCGAAGACGTGATTGGTGCCATGACATTGGAAGAAAAGGCACACTTGGTTGTCGGAACCGGCATGGCGGGTTCCTCAGGTGATAGTGCCGTCATTGGCGAAACACGTAACATCGTACCCGGTGCTGCCGGAACAACATATCCTATCGAACGCTTAGGTATTCCTGCCGTAGTGCTGGCAGACGGACCTGCCGGTTTGCGCATCAATCCTACCCGTGAAGGTGATACGGCTACTTACTATTGTACACACTTCCCTATCGGTACGCTGCTGGCTTCTACGTGGAATACAGATTTGGTAGAGAGCGTAGGCAAATCTATCGGCAATGAAGTGCTGGAATATGGTGCTGATGTCTTGTTGGCTCCTGCTCTCAACATTCATCGCAATCCGTTATGCGGACGTAACTTCGAATACTATTCTGAAGACCCGGTGGTAAGCGGGAAGATTGCCGCTGCTTATGTGCGCGGTGTACAAAGCAACGGAGTAGGCACCAGTATCAAGCACTTTGCCGTCAATAATCAGGAAACAAACCGCACCGGGGTAGATGCCCGTGTCTCTCAACGCGCTTTGCGTGAAATCTACCTGAAAGGTTTCGAAATTGCAGTAAAAGAAGGGAAACCTTGGACTGTAATGTCATCCTATAACTATTTGAACGGTATCTATACATCCGAAAATCCCGAATTGCTGAATACCATGTTGCGTGATGAATGGGGATTTACCGGCATGGTAATGACCGACTGGTTTGGCGGCAAGGACGCCGTGGCACAGATGAAAGCCGGAAACGATATGCTGCAGCCCGGAACCGACAAACAGTATGAAGCCATTATTGCAGGTGTCAATGAAGATAAACTTGATGTTGCTGTTTTGGATGCCAATGTAAAACGTATCCTTGAAATGATTTTGCAGACTCCGCACTTCAAAGGGTATAAGTATAGCAATAAACCCGACTTGAAAGCACATGCTGCCGTTACACGTCAGTCTGCAACAGAAGGTATGGTATTGCTGAAAAACCAGGCCAATGCTCTTCCTTTGGCAAAGGAAGTGAAAAACGTGGCCCTTTTCGGTTGTACTTCCTATGACTTTGTAGCAGGAGGAACAGGCTCGGGCAATGTCAATCATGCTTATGTCGTTTCATTGCTGGACGGTTTGAAAAATGCCGGATATACAGTGGACGAAGGCTTGAAGAATACCTATGAAACTTACATCAAAGCCGAACAAGAACGCATAGCCAAACAGAAAAAAGCTTGGTTCATGCCCGATGAACGTCCGGTCGAAATGGAGCTGACAACAGCGCAGATTCAAGAACAAGTAGCCAAAAACGACGTGGCCCTGATTACTATCGGACGCACTTCAGGAGAATTTCTGGACCGGAAGGTAGCTGATTTCAACCTGAGCAAAGCCGAAAAACAACTGTTGCAGAATGTGACACGCGCTTTCCATGCAGCCGGCAAGAAAGCGATTGTTGTATTGAACATCGGCGATGTCATTGAAACGGCGTCCTGGAAAGCAATGCCTGACGCTATCCTTTGCGCTTGGCAGGCAGGACAAGAAGGCGGCAACAGCGTAGCTGATGTATTGAGCGGAAAAGCTTCTCCGAGTGGTAAGTTGCCTATGACCTTCCCCGTTCAATTTGAAGATGCCGCATCATCCGATAACTTCCCGGTAGACGTTGAAGGCAATATTGACATTACCAACAAAGACCTGAAAAAAGGCAATACGCGCAACGTGGATTATACCGACTACGAAGAAGACATCTACGTAGGTTATCGTTACTTCGACAGTTTCAACAAACAAGTTTCTTATCCATTCGGATATGGATTGAGCTATACAACATTCAAATACGATAATCCTACTATTGAAGCTTCTAACGGTTTGTATACCGTGCGCGTTGATGTGACCAATACCGGCAAAGTGTCCGGAAAGGAAGTGGTACAGCTTTACGTTTCCGCTCCTGATGCGGCTAAGGCCAACAAGCCCGCAAAAGAATTGAAAGCCTTCGCCAAAACAGCCGAACTGAAACCCGGAGAGAAAGCAAGCATTGTCTTGACGGTAAATGCCAAAGACCTGGCTTCGTTTGATGCGGCTACATCATCGTGGACAGTTTCCGAAGGTGAATATAAATTCCTGGTAGGTGCTTCGTCACGTGATATCAAGGCTACGCTGAAGGCCAACGTAGCGGCTTCTACAGAAAAGGCAAATGACATACTTAAACCACAACAAGAACTGAAACTACTAAAACGTTAA